One part of the Streptococcus sp. oral taxon 431 genome encodes these proteins:
- a CDS encoding GNAT family N-acetyltransferase yields the protein MPVNEYGQMIGEPVDDTPGVLPSLVRIEGRYTIIEALSVEKHAEDLLAVYGPDSPREMWTYLFQPPVENLEELIVALKQMIERKDRFYYTIIDKVTGKALGTFSLMRIDQANRTIEVGAVTFSPALKQTKMGTESHYLLARYVFEELNYRRYEWKCDALNLPSRKAAERLGFVYEGTFRQAVIYKGRTRDTDWLSMIDKDWPKVKARFEAWLKSENFDEEGHQLKSLREC from the coding sequence ATGCCAGTAAATGAATACGGTCAGATGATTGGTGAACCTGTAGATGATACACCTGGAGTTTTGCCTTCACTTGTTCGGATAGAAGGGCGATATACGATTATAGAAGCTCTATCGGTGGAAAAGCATGCAGAGGATTTGCTGGCTGTCTATGGCCCAGATAGTCCTCGTGAGATGTGGACCTATCTCTTTCAACCACCAGTAGAGAATCTCGAAGAATTAATCGTAGCTTTGAAGCAGATGATTGAGCGCAAGGATCGCTTCTATTATACGATTATCGATAAAGTGACTGGAAAGGCGTTGGGGACTTTTTCTCTCATGCGTATTGACCAAGCCAATCGCACCATTGAAGTTGGCGCAGTGACCTTTTCTCCGGCTCTCAAACAGACCAAGATGGGAACAGAATCTCACTATTTGCTAGCTCGTTATGTTTTTGAAGAACTCAACTATCGTCGCTATGAGTGGAAGTGCGACGCCCTCAATCTTCCATCTAGAAAAGCAGCAGAACGTTTGGGATTTGTCTATGAAGGGACCTTCCGCCAAGCTGTTATCTATAAAGGTCGCACCAGAGATACGGATTGGTTGTCTATGATCGATAAGGACTGGCCAAAGGTTAAAGCACGTTTTGAAGCGTGGTTAAAATCTGAGAATTTTGATGAAGAAGGCCATCAGTTGAAATCTCTTAGAGAATGTTAG
- a CDS encoding GNAT family N-acetyltransferase, translating to MIKITKESSVSIDDVLHLYQAVGWTNYTNQPQMLEQALSHSLATYLARDGEEIVGLVRLVGDGFSSVFVQDLIVLPSYQRQGIGSNLMKQALADYKDAYQIQLATEQTEKNLGFYRSLGFETLSTYDCTGMIWVDRKNLQ from the coding sequence ATGATTAAGATTACAAAAGAATCCTCTGTTTCAATTGATGACGTTTTACATCTCTATCAGGCAGTTGGTTGGACAAACTATACCAATCAGCCACAGATGTTGGAGCAGGCCTTGTCTCATTCGCTAGCGACTTATCTTGCCCGTGATGGTGAGGAAATCGTTGGTTTAGTGCGTCTGGTTGGAGACGGTTTTTCATCCGTTTTTGTCCAGGATTTGATTGTTTTGCCTAGCTATCAGCGCCAAGGAATTGGTAGTAACTTGATGAAACAAGCCTTAGCTGACTATAAGGATGCCTACCAAATACAACTAGCGACTGAACAGACAGAAAAAAACTTGGGTTTTTACCGTTCTCTGGGGTTTGAAACCTTATCTACTTATGATTGTACAGGAATGATTTGGGTGGATCGAAAAAACTTACAATAA
- a CDS encoding ABC transporter ATP-binding protein translates to MILQAKGLTKNYGDHTAVKDINLEFKKGSFNAILGPNGAGKSTTISMLIGLKRATNGQIIYAPNTRIGVVFQASVLDEKLTVKENLAIRAQQYKGIKGGRVEDLINQLGLTAFQKQLYGTLSGGQKRRVDIARALLSNPDILFLDEPTTGLDIQTRKSIWDLLYRLQRDEGMTIILTTHYLDEADEADQLYIIDHGKVIAQGSAAEIKSEYASNLLKICFKDKQVEKFLPKNMPVEKENEFEYSLYPKSQLEAIDYLTQVREKIASFEFRPGTMDDAFIALTGREVR, encoded by the coding sequence ATGATTTTACAAGCAAAAGGCCTCACTAAGAACTATGGAGACCATACAGCAGTAAAAGATATAAATTTAGAGTTTAAAAAAGGAAGTTTTAACGCAATCTTAGGACCTAATGGGGCTGGTAAATCGACCACGATTTCAATGTTAATCGGACTTAAACGAGCAACTAATGGTCAAATCATCTATGCGCCCAATACTAGGATTGGAGTTGTTTTTCAAGCAAGTGTATTGGATGAAAAGTTGACGGTCAAAGAAAACCTAGCCATTCGTGCCCAGCAGTATAAGGGGATTAAAGGTGGTCGTGTGGAAGATTTAATCAATCAACTAGGGTTGACTGCTTTTCAGAAACAACTTTATGGAACTTTATCAGGAGGACAGAAACGTCGAGTTGACATTGCTCGGGCTCTCCTATCCAATCCCGATATTTTATTTCTAGATGAGCCTACGACTGGACTAGATATTCAGACTCGCAAATCCATTTGGGATTTATTGTATCGTCTACAAAGAGATGAAGGGATGACTATTATCTTAACGACTCATTATCTGGATGAAGCAGATGAGGCAGATCAACTTTATATTATAGATCATGGAAAGGTTATTGCCCAAGGTTCTGCTGCTGAAATTAAAAGTGAGTACGCTTCCAATCTTTTAAAAATTTGTTTTAAAGACAAGCAGGTGGAGAAATTCTTACCTAAAAATATGCCTGTGGAAAAGGAAAATGAGTTTGAGTATAGTCTTTATCCTAAGAGCCAATTGGAAGCTATTGATTATTTGACCCAAGTTCGTGAGAAGATTGCTAGCTTTGAATTTCGTCCAGGAACTATGGATGATGCCTTCATAGCCCTTACAGGAAGAGAGGTGCGCTAA